The Nomia melanderi isolate GNS246 chromosome 6, iyNomMela1, whole genome shotgun sequence genomic sequence CTTGGTTTTGTGCTACGTCTAGTAAACGGATCGTCTACCTTTTTACCTTTGTTAGCTTTGATCTCTTCCTATAATgcagaaatttatatattagttaCAGGAACTCGTGAaccttcaatatttcaatattttaaattaccatTATAGCTTTTTCTGCTTCCTCGACGTTCTTCTTCCGATTACGATCGTTAATGTATGATATACTGGATATTGTAGCAGTTCGCATTTTATCCAGCTCCGAAGCACGTTCCTCAAGCTCGCTCAGTTCTTGATTCAGTCGGCTAGCAGTTTCATCGTCTCCTCTGCAATTAGCTGCATCTCTTTCTCGCATGAGCTGTGCTTTCTTCATCGCATAGTTGTACGGATTTTGTTTAAATCTTTCCTTCTCCCGTACTATTTTCTCTATGTCTTCTTCTTTAAATTCATAAACCAGAGCTTCTTTGATATCTTTCAATTTCTGTTCAACCTCTTCGAATGTGGGCATAGATATTCCTTGCAGAGCACAAGTTTCtttccatttgaaaaattcagattCTGTGAATTCTTGATTTGACACGAACTCTAGTCTAAACACGCGTTCCTGAGCTCCATGTCTTAACTTTAAGCCTTTGTTTGTTCTTGTACCACCGAGCTGATAAATTTTTCCTGTTTCACAGACTCCGCTAATTTCAGCCACTCTGTAGACGGGTTTTCCGTTGTTATTTCCAATTCCAATTCTGACAAAGCAGCCTTGCACTACTCTGTCAAAGAAGGGTAAGTGCACAAATCTCTCCATTTTGTGGCGAGACAATCTGATTTTGTTGAGATCTTCCTTGGTACTAACGTATATTGGCTTTTTCGGTTTAGCCTTGTTACTAGTAACAGATCTGTAACGTTATAAAGTTACAATTAGCATCGTCGAAATATTGttcttaattgaaaataaagttacAATTAGCATCGTCGAAATATTGttcttaattgaaaataaagttacCAACTTTTTGTCATTATCAGAATCGGAATCTCTACTGTCGCTTGAAGACGACCTGCGATGAGATGACGGTTTAGGAGCTTCTTCATCTTCACCGCTGTCCGATGAACCGCTGTCATCTGAATAAATATCAGATGCCTTAAGCTTTGTTTTATTTGCACCTCCTTTGTGATCGTCTTCCAATTCTTCTTCCTCAATGTCCTTCgattgttgttgctgctgctctatcctttgtttttccttttcctctgaTGAAAGAATAGATAATGTCATTAAAGGAAAATaatcttcgaatgaaaattaattttaaattacctaCAATCTACTTAATCACTTTACCTCTTTCCTTCTTCTCTTCTCTCCTTGCTTTCAGCAGAGACATAGCATGGAATTTTTTGTCTTGCTTCTCCTCTATTGTCTTCTTACGATCCTTACTTCTTTCCTTAGGATCTGGGGCTCTGTCTACTTTCTTCTCTTCtgcactcttctccttcttccttgattccttTTGCTTCTTCAATTCCTGTTTCTTGGCCATCCTcaatttcttttcgatttcAAATCTTGTTTTCATTATCTCTCTTTGTTCAATGCGTTTGAAGATTTCTTGTTCACGTTCTTTTTCTGTCATTTGAGCAAGTCTTGCTTGATCCTCTGCATCTCCCATCAATTTGTCATCATATCCATCATTAAATTCTTCCTGGCTGGAATCAGAGACACTAGCATCGGAATCTGATACCTCACCTGTAAAtgtaaaatgattatttaatatcacagaaatatttgaacatttaaatatttaattccaatGTAAAGTATTACCTTCTTCTGGTTCAGAGACCTTCTCAGGTTCTTTTTCACCAGCACTTTCTTCGCTGCTAGACTTTGTcatctttcgtttatttcgtttaGTTGgcactttctttttcttatttttaccaGCCTTTGCACCCCAATCATCATCTGAATCTGATGTATCTGAATCATGTTTGCTATCTTTTTTAGCGGTTCCTGTGTCTTCATTGGATTGAGAGTCATCTTGcgattttcctttcttctttttagcAAGCGATAACAAGTCCTAATTCATGGGAGAGACATTTCATTAAAGATCAAATGTTTCTCGTACATTGGAAAAGTGAATAATGCATTTCAAAACAAAGTTGATACACAACTTTCAATTCATGAACTTCATACATTTCTAGCATTGGAAAAACTTTtgatttctatttcaatttattaataaagaaatgatctctgtttaatttcaattcctGTCAAATTCGTGTACCACTAATCTCGTAATACGTTTTGTTTAGCAACAATCCCTAAAACTCGGGGCTTGTATACCAGAAGAACAATCGTtcctaaaaattaattaaaaatctgacACAAAAACTCGAGCGCGTATCTAGCAGTACAACAGGTTATGTAAAGTAATTTCCATTCGTATATCATGTACAATAACTTGTAGCAAAGGTGCAAAGTCGATtcgatataaataacattactaTTAATATCGAGACGCAGAACTCTCGAAGAGTGTGAAATTGAATTCAAAACGCAACGCAGCCGATATGCAACACGAGATTTTTATGTAAGGTTATATCATTTACATTATCCAAATCCGAACCACTTTCCGACACACTGCCACTACTGTCAGAATCTATAAGAGCCTGATTCTTTCTCTTTGGCATCGTCACGCAGATATCCGTACGGAGATCGTGAAAATTGCACGCCCTCCCGACAAAGACAAATCTAACGTCATGCAAGACACAATAAACTAGGAAGACCGCGTAGAACCGAAAACGTTAAACATCAACGCCGATCAAGAATAGCGTTCACCACGCCACGCATTATTTCATCGAACCTGTAACACAGAGCGTCACTGACTCTCTGTAAATGCTCTCCGCTTTACACAGTTAAACACAATAGTTGTCCACCCCACTCTTACCATTCATAAGAGGTTATGAGAAACCGCATTCTTATCTATGGTAGAATGTTTCGTGACATAAATGATATACAAGGTGTACGTGAAATTCAAACATAACATCGTACAAACAGAATTTAGATAATACACTGAgaaagatttatattcgattttttgagaattgaaattatatgaaataaaattccttcccctttctttatttatttaacgaatCGCGTTGTTTCTGAATTACTGCAGTTTCGAAAACACCCGGTATAACGTCAGACACACGTGATACGTTCTGTCAGGAACGAACTTGCTGTAATTCatatttctttgatattttcattaataactgTGATAATGTAGAAATATTGCTACACTTTTGCAATGAATACCGagacagaaatatttataacgtgTAAATAAATTGCTCCAGAGTGTCAATTAGTAGCGCATAGTGGGTAGGTGCTTACCTACAGTCTCGTGTTATTAGCGTTGTTACAAACAAactgtatgtatttattttactaattctGAGTATATTTGTtcgttcgataaaaatatttccatacatattttatatataacgtTTATACTgcgtaaaaatacaaatttcatgttTCATACATAATGTAACTACACAATGGAACTATAGAAACCATAGAAGAGacttaaattctttaataagtttttaaattcgaatgacaatgtgtaattttgtaattttcatttcaatccgTGGCATAGAATATCGCAGCATAGAGAGCGCAGTTGTTTTTCAGAAGATTTTACAAATAGTAGTGGGATATACGAATTTTCCGTTGAACGATATACTCGTTTAAAGGTATTTCCTCCCTTCGTTACAAATTGCATGCAGAATTAAATATTCCATATCATTCGCAAACGTATCAATTAAAGGACTGTTCCAatcgtaatatttttcttttacaattaacgCATTATCGTTTCGTTTTTTAATGATCTCGCAGATACTGGCTTATCGACCTtaggaatattttctttcattgcaCTGGTAATCATGGATGTTGACACTTTTTGCCGTCAATGGCGTACGATAGACGCATCTGTGTCGATGTGTCAGAGAAATTTTGtactatattggattttgtatGACGTTACCGTCAACCAGTGAAATGTAATTATAGGAGTGGCATTTACGAATTAATTGTAATAGATAGTAGTGTCGTAGAGAAACAGAGCATTCTAATTACGGATGTTTAAAATTAGAATGCTCAATGGCTGTGAATATGGAAGTAGACAAGAGCACGTCCAAAGAGGTTGACACACAACTTTCGGCAAGCAATTCGATGGAATTTAAGGATGGTGTTCGACGCGAGAACAACGAAAACGTACGAGATCTCCGGCATTCTTATTCGCCACTCGATGATAAAACGATTGACAGCCGCAAATACGATCGTACCATTGTATACGCACAACTCGACGATGCCGAGGTTTTCGTGAACGAATTACCTGACAATCGAGTCTTAGGAAATAAAGAAGAGGGGAACAGTATAAGGAACAAGGAGAAAGGAATAACCGAAGACATGAAGGTTTTGCAGAATGACAGCAAAGATCAGCAGGCAGAAGTAACGTCAGAAAATTCAACCGATGGCTATGCACATCAAGCTCCGTTAGCTTTTACAATTGATTTTGGCAACAAGGAAGTCGACACAACCAAGTATCAAAATTTATTTGAGAGGTACAACGCCAGGCACAAGAGAAACCTTTCTACATCTAAGGTAGGTTCTCTAAATCTTAATGgggaaattaatgaaaagttaatcaatgtcattaaaatgtatataaacacCAAGAATTAAAAGTAGAAGTCTAAAGTCTGTTGTAAAATGTAACTAAACTGGGAATTAAATTTTTAGGTAGAAATTAACTCAAGAAAAAGTGCCACATCATTTTCGTCAAATTCAGTACAAAAACAAAAGGTTTCCAGTACACATTCTGAAGGATATTTCAGTAGTGAAGATGacacaaaaagaaaaacagatcaATTGTCAGAGAAATTAAAGCAATTAggtaatttctttcttttttcaaatgtatATGGTGATGCCTTTTTGTTTAACAAACATTTAACTGAAAGTGTTTTGTTTTTAGTAtgatacatataaattaaaaatttaatcatttcataGAGACATATTTTATATCTCTTCTATCTCTGTTACTAAAATGCTTCTAACttataacataatttaatactttttcctaatgaacatatatttaatttgtattaccCAAAATAAtgcttgatttttttttttaactcatTGGAGAACAATTCCTTTTGAAGAACAAATACTGTGTAATGGAAGACTATATCTGTAATGTATGAGTCATGATGAAGTCACCTGTACCAtgctttttaatattcttctcaTGTACCTTCAATATGTTCACAGTATGTAGGCTGCCAACACGTTACTGACTTTAAtcacatttatattaaaatatttgattatattaaattgaagaattgtGATTACTGCATATAAATATCTACatcaacaatttattttcattgtagatttatatttgttttatgtgTTCCATTATATTTGTACTTTGGTATGTGATACTTTATGCAATTGTAACaaattttcccttttttttaggttcaaaatcattttcaaaatcgtcTAATGCTACAAAAAAATCCGAGTCTAACGTGAAAGTaacgaattttcaaaataaacaagaCCTAATGACTAGATCATTCGAACaatcaaaacaaaataaatttcctcaTAAAAATCTTTCTCTAGAGCTTACTTATTCAGAAAAAAAGCGTACACCATATTGGGGCCCTCAAAAATCTGCTACTATAAACGACTTAAGCCGAATTCAGTCTAACAACTATGATGATACTGTTAGTGAGAAactttatacaaaaaatatagaTCACGAAGATGATTACGAGCATTTGTCCGACAATGAAAAAGTGTCAAACATCAGCTATGCCAGAAAGAAAAGTATTATCGCGAAAGAACACAAtttatctagtgttaaatatacagTAGAAGTAAATCCAGATGAAACAACCGAGACCAACATAGACACTTTTAATGTCAGCAATACCGGTGCAGGCTCCGATGATGAAATCAGTGAAGCTGGGACATATACAATACACAAAGACTACACTGACGAAGAAAAAGCAAGAATGGATATTGATAAAGTGTTTAATGTTGGTGTTTTCACTGAAGATGAATCCAATGAAGCATGTATTCATAGCTTTAAggtaaattaattgaacattaaatatttattaacagtaTTGTAcgagtataataattttatttaaataacaattaaaaatatttcgttttacAGATGAGTGCTTCCAGGGACAACAACACATGGATATCGGAATGGGCGAGTCAAGTAGCAGAACATAATTCTCTTCCACCAGCAATTGGTGGACTAACCGGCCGCACCCCACCACTAAGTCCTTCCAAAATACCGTCTCCAATTCATACTAGATCTCAAAGACTGGCTCGTAGTCGCACTGTATGTCATTGTTACATAAGTTGCTTTAAATAATGTGTCTGTTAAAAATATCTTTACTATCGTGATATTAGATCAACGTTTTTTGGCAGTTTTGGTTAacgtttattacatttatataatcattTATATCAGGAACAAAACGACAGCAACTTAGATGTAGAATCGTATTTGCGAATGAAGGAAAGAATTGGATTAATGTCGAACCAACATATACTTATTGATTCTGGTGGAGAATCAGATGATGACACCAGCAACAGTTACAATACTCCTCCACACAGTTCACAACGAACTCCGGTACACGGTTCGTTGGCAAGACGCGGAAGCTTATCTGAATCTCTCTTTAGAAGAATTAATACCAGCGAAAATAGGAGAAGCCTTCGCAAATATTTAAGTTCAAACAAATCTAAGACTGAGGATGTTAACGCAGAATTAAGTAGTCCGTCCAAAGATTTTGCTTCCCTTCATCTAGGAAGGCGAAGTAGTTCCTTGGACAGGTGAACAGacttttataatatgtatataaatttatttataacatgaagattataaattactgttaaatatttttgattaatCTCCCAGGAGAGAATACACATCCGATACAACCGAATCCAATACGTCCAGGAGAAGCAGCATGAAGTACTACCAAGACGATGACATTAAATACACAACTAGCCCCGTCTTAAGCCGTCTAAGACCATCTACACCAAAATTAACTAATAGTCCTATCGTAACTCGCAAGGCAGTTACGAAAATTGTTAATTCACCTGTGCTGGAAAGAACTAAGCACTTAACGAAATCTTCCCCACAAGCaaaaaatattggatattttacTTGTGTCGAAAACAGGTGAATAGATCAGataagaatgaaaattattccgTTCGCAAAATACTAAAATTTGGTTGTTTTCCTTTCAAGTCCGTACATGTTAAGAAAGTCGAATAGTACAGCAAGTTACCACGAAGCAAACATTGGCTTTAATAACAAAGACTTACTACCAAAAGCAAACAGTGTTCTTCAGAATAGTCCAAACCTTCAACGTAATCTAAGTATCCAAAGATCGTGTAGCAAcgcaaatattagaaatataaagtCACAGAGTCAGTCCTCGCGGCGCAGTAGCTTTAACAGTAGTGACATCGATAGAACATCTTCAGGCGGAAGGTGTGTTGCTGCTTCCGACAGTAGCAGTGAAACTGGTGAACAACAAGTGAAATCTTCGTTAGCTCCGGCAACTACAGGAATCAAATTGAATCGAGCTTTCAGTATAAGGAGAGCAAGGTACTTCCATAAATATGTAGGAAAAATATCAAATGAAGAGTTGAACAATGTGAACCGTATGTCATATTCCACAGATTAAATTGTGAGTCCGATACAACTCCTAATACCACTCCAGAAGAGCGACGCAGAAGAGCGCAAAGCGAAGTGAAAGCAGTAGCCCCGGCGAAGAAAGAGCAAAATTACCATCGAAGTCGAGCAACTAACGTGAACACTCATAGTAAGGAACCTGTAAAAAAATCGGAACCTGCGAAACCTAGAGCTGTATCACTGTCAAGGACTGATAGTACTAGACTTAGTATAAGAGTACCGAAATCAGCTCATGTGAGTGTTTATAAAATCCTTACAGAGAGATTTCTTCATTATACTTGATATCGTTGAATTATGTTTAGCATACTACCACTACACAGCGACCTAATCAGAGAGTAAATAAAGATCAAAAGTCTGGTAGAAGTAATTCAACTTTGACATCGAAGGAAGTTGAATTTCAGAATTGGAAGAGGAGGAAAAGTTATGATCCAATGAAAGCAGCTGCTGAAGgtagaaagaaattaatggaTAATACGAAGAAACACCACAGTACAGAAGATAGTACAGGAAAGTgagtattgtaaaaaatatttttaaatgttgtatTTCTACAGTACTCGATATTCTTACAGTCACGATAGCTCTGTGTTACGATCGGCGAGTTTCCATGGGACCGGTGGTGCTCTTTCATTAGCCAATGAATGGTCCGACAACGAATTAAATTTTGCTCAGAATGACAATCAAGTACCTCCGCCGTGTAGTCCACAGTTGGTAGGTAGATGAGTCtgtcataaaaaaaatatacatttctattatGAGTAACTAATATCAAATTTGTTTGTAAATAGGAAAGCGATAGTGATCTAGAAACATCATATTATTTGCAAACAACTCAAAATGTTGTCACAGCTATGACAGCTCGTATTACAGTCTGTCGTTCACCTTTAATGGATTCGGATAACGAAAGCGACGAAGACACTAGTCATAgtttgcataaaaatatatcaaaaacaTTACATCAGCCTAGCGATACAGAAAGTAGTGACGACCGTCAGCAGTTCTCGCAAAATGTTATTTCAAACACTAA encodes the following:
- the Rtf1 gene encoding RNA polymerase-associated protein Rtf1, which translates into the protein MPKRKNQALIDSDSSGSVSESGSDLDNDLLSLAKKKKGKSQDDSQSNEDTGTAKKDSKHDSDTSDSDDDWGAKAGKNKKKKVPTKRNKRKMTKSSSEESAGEKEPEKVSEPEEGEVSDSDASVSDSSQEEFNDGYDDKLMGDAEDQARLAQMTEKEREQEIFKRIEQREIMKTRFEIEKKLRMAKKQELKKQKESRKKEKSAEEKKVDRAPDPKERSKDRKKTIEEKQDKKFHAMSLLKARREEKKEREEKEKQRIEQQQQQSKDIEEEELEDDHKGGANKTKLKASDIYSDDSGSSDSGEDEEAPKPSSHRRSSSSDSRDSDSDNDKKSVTSNKAKPKKPIYVSTKEDLNKIRLSRHKMERFVHLPFFDRVVQGCFVRIGIGNNNGKPVYRVAEISGVCETGKIYQLGGTRTNKGLKLRHGAQERVFRLEFVSNQEFTESEFFKWKETCALQGISMPTFEEVEQKLKDIKEALVYEFKEEDIEKIVREKERFKQNPYNYAMKKAQLMRERDAANCRGDDETASRLNQELSELEERASELDKMRTATISSISYINDRNRKKNVEEAEKAIMEEIKANKGKKVDDPFTRRSTKPRMVYKPEDDDVATAAPVNDKTAPQQTDAVATSNDKENGQETKKKQSTEDLFNAHDFDITIDLEVPIPNNPVSVLPKPISNIKDTGPRRSLNLEDYKKKRGLI
- the LOC116430259 gene encoding uncharacterized protein LOC116430259 isoform X2, which translates into the protein MAVNMEVDKSTSKEVDTQLSASNSMEFKDGVRRENNENVRDLRHSYSPLDDKTIDSRKYDRTIVYAQLDDAEVFVNELPDNRVLGNKEEGNSIRNKEKGITEDMKVLQNDSKDQQAEVTSENSTDGYAHQAPLAFTIDFGNKEVDTTKYQNLFERYNARHKRNLSTSKVEINSRKSATSFSSNSVQKQKVSSTHSEGYFSSEDDTKRKTDQLSEKLKQLGSKSFSKSSNATKKSESNVKVTNFQNKQDLMTRSFEQSKQNKFPHKNLSLELTYSEKKRTPYWGPQKSATINDLSRIQSNNYDDTVSEKLYTKNIDHEDDYEHLSDNEKVSNISYARKKSIIAKEHNLSSVKYTVEVNPDETTETNIDTFNVSNTGAGSDDEISEAGTYTIHKDYTDEEKARMDIDKVFNVGVFTEDESNEACIHSFKMSASRDNNTWISEWASQVAEHNSLPPAIGGLTGRTPPLSPSKIPSPIHTRSQRLARSRTEQNDSNLDVESYLRMKERIGLMSNQHILIDSGGESDDDTSNSYNTPPHSSQRTPVHGSLARRGSLSESLFRRINTSENRRSLRKYLSSNKSKTEDVNAELSSPSKDFASLHLGRRSSSLDRREYTSDTTESNTSRRSSMKYYQDDDIKYTTSPVLSRLRPSTPKLTNSPIVTRKAVTKIVNSPVLERTKHLTKSSPQAKNIGYFTCVENSPYMLRKSNSTASYHEANIGFNNKDLLPKANSVLQNSPNLQRNLSIQRSCSNANIRNIKSQSQSSRRSSFNSSDIDRTSSGGRCVAASDSSSETGEQQVKSSLAPATTGIKLNRAFSIRRARLNCESDTTPNTTPEERRRRAQSEVKAVAPAKKEQNYHRSRATNVNTHSKEPVKKSEPAKPRAVSLSRTDSTRLSIRVPKSAHHTTTTQRPNQRVNKDQKSGRSNSTLTSKEVEFQNWKRRKSYDPMKAAAEGRKKLMDNTKKHHSTEDSTGNHDSSVLRSASFHGTGGALSLANEWSDNELNFAQNDNQVPPPCSPQLESDSDLETSYYLQTTQNVVTAMTARITVCRSPLMDSDNESDEDTSHSLHKNISKTLHQPSDTESSDDRQQFSQNVISNTKYNRAFSLRRARLESQPTKLPTNTNNKKTVTHDTRGKSETITSISRTDSGRFSMRSNRTSNTGLKAKPKETKKPVTPNAREVEMQNWKRRKSYDPMKAAMEGRKKAGLAKKSVNANLSPRTDSDR
- the LOC116430259 gene encoding uncharacterized protein LOC116430259 isoform X1; the encoded protein is MAVNMEVDKSTSKEVDTQLSASNSMEFKDGVRRENNENVRDLRHSYSPLDDKTIDSRKYDRTIVYAQLDDAEVFVNELPDNRVLGNKEEGNSIRNKEKGITEDMKVLQNDSKDQQAEVTSENSTDGYAHQAPLAFTIDFGNKEVDTTKYQNLFERYNARHKRNLSTSKVEINSRKSATSFSSNSVQKQKVSSTHSEGYFSSEDDTKRKTDQLSEKLKQLGSKSFSKSSNATKKSESNVKVTNFQNKQDLMTRSFEQSKQNKFPHKNLSLELTYSEKKRTPYWGPQKSATINDLSRIQSNNYDDTVSEKLYTKNIDHEDDYEHLSDNEKVSNISYARKKSIIAKEHNLSSVKYTVEVNPDETTETNIDTFNVSNTGAGSDDEISEAGTYTIHKDYTDEEKARMDIDKVFNVGVFTEDESNEACIHSFKMSASRDNNTWISEWASQVAEHNSLPPAIGGLTGRTPPLSPSKIPSPIHTRSQRLARSRTEQNDSNLDVESYLRMKERIGLMSNQHILIDSGGESDDDTSNSYNTPPHSSQRTPVHGSLARRGSLSESLFRRINTSENRRSLRKYLSSNKSKTEDVNAELSSPSKDFASLHLGRRSSSLDRREYTSDTTESNTSRRSSMKYYQDDDIKYTTSPVLSRLRPSTPKLTNSPIVTRKAVTKIVNSPVLERTKHLTKSSPQAKNIGYFTCVENSPYMLRKSNSTASYHEANIGFNNKDLLPKANSVLQNSPNLQRNLSIQRSCSNANIRNIKSQSQSSRRSSFNSSDIDRTSSGGRCVAASDSSSETGEQQVKSSLAPATTGIKLNRAFSIRRARLNCESDTTPNTTPEERRRRAQSEVKAVAPAKKEQNYHRSRATNVNTHSKEPVKKSEPAKPRAVSLSRTDSTRLSIRVPKSAHHTTTTQRPNQRVNKDQKSGRSNSTLTSKEVEFQNWKRRKSYDPMKAAAEGRKKLMDNTKKHHSTEDSTGNHDSSVLRSASFHGTGGALSLANEWSDNELNFAQNDNQVPPPCSPQLESDSDLETSYYLQTTQNVVTAMTARITVCRSPLMDSDNESDEDTSHSLHKNISKTLHQPSDTESSDDRQQFSQNVISNTKYNRAFSLRRARLESQPTKLPTNTNNKKTVTHDTRGKSETITSISRTDSGRFSMRSNRTSNTGLKAKPKETKKPVTPNAREVEMQNWKRRKSYDPMKAAMEGRKKAGLAKKSVNANLSPSHVARSRSFHGSSGFGVSDWSDEELAISADETTVY
- the LOC116430259 gene encoding uncharacterized protein LOC116430259 isoform X3, yielding MSHDEVTCTMLFNILLMYLQYVHSSKSFSKSSNATKKSESNVKVTNFQNKQDLMTRSFEQSKQNKFPHKNLSLELTYSEKKRTPYWGPQKSATINDLSRIQSNNYDDTVSEKLYTKNIDHEDDYEHLSDNEKVSNISYARKKSIIAKEHNLSSVKYTVEVNPDETTETNIDTFNVSNTGAGSDDEISEAGTYTIHKDYTDEEKARMDIDKVFNVGVFTEDESNEACIHSFKMSASRDNNTWISEWASQVAEHNSLPPAIGGLTGRTPPLSPSKIPSPIHTRSQRLARSRTEQNDSNLDVESYLRMKERIGLMSNQHILIDSGGESDDDTSNSYNTPPHSSQRTPVHGSLARRGSLSESLFRRINTSENRRSLRKYLSSNKSKTEDVNAELSSPSKDFASLHLGRRSSSLDRREYTSDTTESNTSRRSSMKYYQDDDIKYTTSPVLSRLRPSTPKLTNSPIVTRKAVTKIVNSPVLERTKHLTKSSPQAKNIGYFTCVENSPYMLRKSNSTASYHEANIGFNNKDLLPKANSVLQNSPNLQRNLSIQRSCSNANIRNIKSQSQSSRRSSFNSSDIDRTSSGGRCVAASDSSSETGEQQVKSSLAPATTGIKLNRAFSIRRARLNCESDTTPNTTPEERRRRAQSEVKAVAPAKKEQNYHRSRATNVNTHSKEPVKKSEPAKPRAVSLSRTDSTRLSIRVPKSAHHTTTTQRPNQRVNKDQKSGRSNSTLTSKEVEFQNWKRRKSYDPMKAAAEGRKKLMDNTKKHHSTEDSTGNHDSSVLRSASFHGTGGALSLANEWSDNELNFAQNDNQVPPPCSPQLESDSDLETSYYLQTTQNVVTAMTARITVCRSPLMDSDNESDEDTSHSLHKNISKTLHQPSDTESSDDRQQFSQNVISNTKYNRAFSLRRARLESQPTKLPTNTNNKKTVTHDTRGKSETITSISRTDSGRFSMRSNRTSNTGLKAKPKETKKPVTPNAREVEMQNWKRRKSYDPMKAAMEGRKKAGLAKKSVNANLSPSHVARSRSFHGSSGFGVSDWSDEELAISADETTVY